One Solanum lycopersicum chromosome 2, SLM_r2.1 genomic region harbors:
- the LOC104645603 gene encoding uncharacterized protein, whose amino-acid sequence MTLPKGKTSTYRSDEQEIDLNLTLGGIYNTGNPNEISIPQQFSQIIASVTNNLAFQRAIKGIRSEMNNNSKDREEMPEIYEKRKETNPTFVPESNGESAIKFNAKKGKSILLQESNGEKPSKKVKNSDEVLDKGKSIVLPESNGQKL is encoded by the exons ATGACTTTACCAAAGGGTAAAACTTCTACCTATAGAAGTGATGAACAAGAAATTGATCTCAATCTCACACTTGGTGGCATTTATAATACTGGAAATCCTAACGAAATTTCAATACCTCAGCAGTTTTCACAAATTATAGCATCAGTTACCAACAATCTTGCATTTCAGCGGGCTATTAAGGGTATAAGATCTGAGATGAATAACAACTCAAAAGATAGGGAAGAGATGCCTGAAATTTATG agaagagaaaagaaactAATCCAACATTTGTTCCAGAAAGCAATGGAGAATCTGCTATCAAATTCAATGCGAAAAAGGGAAAGTCAATTCTCTTACAAGAAAGCAATGGAGAAAAGCCATCAAAGAAAGTTAAGAATTCTGATGAAGTATTGGATAAGGGTAAGTCAATTGTATTACCAGAAAGCAATGGACAAAAGCTGTAA